In one Agrobacterium vitis genomic region, the following are encoded:
- a CDS encoding ABC transporter ATP-binding protein — protein sequence MASISLKKLNKSFGALKVVHDIDLEIADKEFIILVGPSGCGKSTTLRMIAGLEEISGGQLLIGEDLMNDVPSKDRDIAMVFQNYALYPHMTVYKNMAFGLELRKAPRDVIETKVQEAAKILDITHLLNRKPKALSGGQRQRVALGRAMVRNPEVFLLDEPLSNLDAKLRGTMRAEISKLHKRLNATFIYVTHDQVEAMTMADRIVVMKDGHIQQVDTPQRLYDHPINMFVAGFIGAPQMNMLPSTIRRQEDGFVAVFNDHALPLPSTFDQSRIAPYLDRDIVLGIRPENFHELAPGDIDPANTAPFEAVVELAEPMGSEVHLNLVVAGRSIVARVSPRFKARLGEQVRLTADMTNAQLFDPQTERSILY from the coding sequence ATGGCAAGCATTTCGCTGAAAAAGCTCAACAAATCCTTCGGTGCACTGAAAGTGGTGCACGATATCGACCTTGAGATCGCTGACAAGGAATTCATCATCCTTGTCGGGCCGTCCGGCTGCGGCAAATCCACCACGCTCAGAATGATTGCGGGGCTTGAGGAGATCTCCGGCGGGCAATTGCTGATCGGCGAGGACCTGATGAATGACGTGCCGTCGAAGGATCGCGACATTGCCATGGTCTTCCAGAACTACGCGCTCTATCCGCATATGACTGTCTACAAGAACATGGCGTTCGGGCTCGAGCTGCGGAAAGCGCCGCGCGATGTGATTGAGACAAAAGTCCAGGAAGCGGCAAAGATCCTCGACATCACTCATCTGTTGAACCGCAAGCCCAAGGCGCTGTCGGGCGGCCAGCGCCAGCGCGTGGCTCTGGGCCGTGCCATGGTGCGCAATCCGGAAGTGTTTCTGCTCGACGAGCCGCTGTCCAACCTTGATGCCAAGCTGCGTGGCACGATGCGGGCCGAAATATCCAAGCTGCACAAGCGGCTGAATGCTACCTTCATCTATGTCACCCACGACCAGGTGGAAGCCATGACCATGGCCGACCGTATCGTTGTCATGAAGGATGGTCATATCCAGCAAGTCGATACGCCGCAGCGGCTCTATGACCATCCGATCAACATGTTCGTGGCGGGCTTTATCGGTGCGCCGCAGATGAACATGCTGCCCTCGACGATCCGGCGCCAGGAGGATGGTTTCGTCGCCGTCTTCAACGATCATGCCCTCCCCTTGCCGAGCACCTTCGACCAGAGCCGCATCGCGCCCTATCTGGACCGCGACATCGTTTTGGGCATACGGCCTGAAAATTTCCATGAGCTGGCACCGGGCGATATTGATCCGGCCAATACGGCACCCTTTGAGGCGGTCGTTGAATTGGCCGAACCGATGGGCTCGGAAGTGCATCTCAATCTCGTCGTCGCCGGGCGCTCCATCGTTGCCCGCGTGTCGCCGCGCTTCAAGGCCAGGCTGGGTGAGCAGGTGCGCCTCACCGCGGACATGACCAACGCGCAATTGTTTGACCCGCAGACCGAGCGGTCGATCCTCTACTGA
- a CDS encoding carbohydrate ABC transporter permease: MTVISPVLSGGSAENGKGATSKRRVRIVSKRRRRIENALIAYSFIAPNFLGFAVFTLGPILFAFALAFMHWDGSNPITFAGLDNFWRLFEDKAFISAFWNTVIYTLVSVPATLACALGLAILLNQKIRGRDFFRTAMFFPYVASLVAVAVVWNMLFNPEMGPVNMLLYTLGLDPNDMPGWAADRHWAMVTVILFGIWKSMGYYMVIYLAGLQGINAELYEAAGLDGANGWQKFRHVTVPQLAPTTFFVTVMLTIQSFKVFDQVYMITQGGPGTSTLVLVYHIYNEAFISWDLGYSSMIALVLFFLVLAVTVVQFRRQRED, encoded by the coding sequence ATGACGGTCATCAGTCCGGTTCTATCTGGCGGCAGCGCCGAGAACGGCAAAGGTGCGACCTCGAAACGCAGGGTGCGGATCGTGTCCAAGCGCCGGCGGCGGATCGAAAATGCGCTGATTGCCTATTCCTTCATTGCTCCGAATTTCCTGGGCTTTGCCGTCTTCACGCTCGGTCCCATCCTGTTTGCCTTTGCGCTGGCCTTCATGCATTGGGACGGTTCCAACCCGATCACCTTTGCCGGGCTCGACAATTTCTGGCGGCTGTTTGAAGACAAGGCCTTTATCTCCGCCTTCTGGAACACAGTGATCTACACTCTTGTCTCGGTGCCTGCGACGCTTGCTTGCGCGCTTGGCCTCGCCATCCTGCTCAACCAGAAAATCCGTGGTCGCGACTTCTTCCGCACCGCGATGTTCTTTCCCTATGTCGCGTCACTGGTCGCCGTGGCTGTCGTCTGGAACATGCTGTTCAACCCCGAAATGGGGCCGGTGAACATGCTGCTCTACACGCTCGGCCTCGACCCCAACGACATGCCCGGCTGGGCCGCTGACCGGCACTGGGCGATGGTCACCGTCATCCTGTTCGGTATCTGGAAGAGCATGGGCTATTACATGGTCATCTATCTGGCCGGGCTACAGGGCATCAATGCCGAATTATACGAGGCGGCCGGTCTCGACGGCGCCAATGGCTGGCAGAAATTCCGGCATGTCACCGTGCCGCAGCTTGCTCCAACGACGTTTTTCGTCACGGTCATGCTGACAATCCAATCCTTCAAGGTGTTCGATCAGGTCTATATGATCACCCAGGGCGGGCCTGGAACCTCGACCCTCGTGCTAGTCTACCATATCTATAACGAAGCCTTCATTTCCTGGGATCTCGGCTATTCCAGCATGATCGCGCTGGTGTTGTTCTTCCTGGTTCTGGCGGTCACCGTTGTCCAGTTCCGCCGCCAGAGGGAGGATTGA
- a CDS encoding ABC transporter substrate-binding protein — translation MVTVMAGGAFAQSAAPVTLKWALWDWDKVAYYKPLIEAYQAKHPNVKFEPVDLGSQDYTQMIATQLTGGAKDIDVVTIKDVPGYATLVRANSIGDLSGFMTEQKIDKAGYGGLIEELSIDGKVYAIPFRSDFWVVYYNKDIFDKAGVSYPTNDMTWTQFDQIAVKLKGGMGVNKTYGALLHTWRSTVQLPGIMDGQHTLVGGDYAFLKPWYERALKLQKEGAIPSYASLKTSNTHYSALFFNGTVGMLPMGTWFIGTQIAKVKSGESKSKNWGIVKFPHPDGVAAGTTAAQIAALSVNNNSAHKDVALDFIKFVTGPEGAAIIADTGTLPAVRTDDVSTKITSLPGFPQDENSKAALKAGKSYLEMAVSPNAAKIEVVLNRVHDAIMTDNTSIDDGLKEMNDGVKAIK, via the coding sequence ATGGTCACTGTCATGGCAGGCGGCGCATTCGCGCAATCGGCGGCCCCCGTCACCCTGAAATGGGCGCTGTGGGACTGGGACAAGGTGGCCTATTACAAGCCGCTGATCGAAGCCTATCAGGCCAAGCATCCGAATGTGAAATTCGAGCCGGTGGATCTCGGTTCGCAGGACTACACGCAGATGATCGCCACCCAACTGACCGGCGGCGCCAAGGATATCGACGTTGTCACCATCAAGGACGTGCCGGGTTACGCGACCCTGGTGCGGGCCAACTCTATCGGTGATCTCTCGGGCTTCATGACCGAGCAGAAGATCGACAAAGCTGGATATGGCGGGCTTATCGAGGAGCTGAGCATCGACGGCAAGGTCTATGCAATACCCTTCCGCTCCGACTTCTGGGTGGTCTATTACAACAAGGACATCTTCGACAAAGCGGGCGTTTCCTACCCGACCAATGACATGACCTGGACGCAGTTCGACCAGATCGCGGTTAAGCTGAAGGGTGGCATGGGGGTCAACAAGACCTATGGCGCATTGCTGCACACATGGCGTTCAACCGTTCAGCTTCCAGGCATCATGGATGGTCAGCATACGCTGGTCGGTGGCGATTACGCCTTTCTGAAGCCCTGGTATGAGCGGGCGTTGAAGCTTCAAAAGGAAGGTGCGATCCCGTCCTATGCATCGCTGAAAACCTCCAATACCCATTATTCGGCACTGTTCTTCAACGGAACGGTCGGCATGTTGCCGATGGGGACCTGGTTCATCGGCACCCAGATCGCCAAGGTCAAGTCCGGTGAATCCAAGAGCAAGAATTGGGGCATCGTCAAGTTCCCACACCCGGACGGCGTTGCAGCCGGCACCACGGCGGCGCAGATTGCGGCTCTTTCGGTCAATAACAACTCAGCCCACAAAGACGTGGCGCTTGACTTCATCAAGTTCGTGACGGGACCTGAAGGTGCAGCAATCATTGCCGATACGGGAACTTTACCAGCGGTGCGCACCGACGATGTCAGCACCAAGATCACCTCGCTGCCCGGCTTCCCGCAGGACGAAAACAGCAAGGCGGCGCTTAAAGCCGGCAAGTCCTATCTGGAAATGGCGGTCAGTCCCAATGCAGCAAAAATCGAGGTCGTGCTGAACCGTGTGCATGACGCGATTATGACAGACAACACATCTATCGACGATGGCCTGAAGGAGATGAACGACGGCGTCAAGGCGATCAAATAG
- a CDS encoding DUF2264 domain-containing protein, whose amino-acid sequence MVYDPAQANPLYGNPLRSRDDVAKALLDLFTPLLPYFSQGGARVRLGASGAIFDHAAADLEGFARPLWGIVPFAAGGGDFPHWDLYRRGLTHGTDPQHEDYWGDVSDRNQRLVELAAIGFTLAMVPQHIWEPLDDVAKATISAYLLKARDREYVDNNWKFFRVLVDLGLERVGVEFDHAKTIAYLDELEGFDIGDGWYRDGPVRRVDHYIPFAMHFYGLIYAVLANEDDARKTRLRDRATVFARDIRHWFGPDGAALAFGRSQTYRFAAGGFWGALAFADLDALPWGEIKGYYMRHIRWWSALPIADRDGVLSVGYGYPNLLMSESYNSPGSPYWALKFFLPLALPADHPFWLAQETEAPSFNAPVPLEKPGMVAMHTPGNVVILSCGQEHDKMRGSNEKYAKFVYSTRYTFNIEANDRHFDAASFDGMLGLSDDGVHFRMRETLEEAMIADDRLYSRWKPWADVTVETWLVPQNPWHIRIHRIATPRSLMTSEGGFAIARADFSRDRIEESAGRAVWFGQADVSAIVDLSDHQRTGRAHVPIANTNLLWAKTNLPQLRGAVEPGQTVLVTAAFALPLGRAADEALAALPTCPDLEVLEQQFRDAGRRVAAFDIG is encoded by the coding sequence GTGGTTTACGATCCGGCCCAGGCCAACCCGCTCTACGGCAACCCCTTGCGCAGCCGAGATGATGTGGCGAAAGCCCTGCTCGACCTGTTCACGCCGCTCCTGCCCTATTTTTCGCAAGGCGGCGCACGGGTAAGGCTTGGCGCATCCGGCGCGATTTTCGATCATGCGGCTGCCGATCTCGAAGGTTTTGCCCGGCCCCTGTGGGGCATCGTACCCTTTGCGGCGGGCGGTGGCGATTTCCCGCACTGGGATCTTTACCGACGTGGCCTGACCCATGGCACCGATCCGCAACACGAAGACTATTGGGGCGATGTCTCTGATCGCAACCAACGGCTGGTGGAGCTTGCCGCCATCGGCTTTACGCTCGCCATGGTGCCACAGCATATCTGGGAGCCTCTGGATGATGTCGCTAAGGCCACCATCTCGGCCTATCTGCTCAAAGCCAGAGACCGCGAGTACGTCGATAACAATTGGAAATTCTTCCGCGTTCTGGTCGATCTGGGATTGGAGCGGGTGGGAGTAGAATTCGACCACGCCAAGACCATTGCCTATCTCGATGAGCTGGAAGGATTCGATATTGGTGATGGCTGGTACCGCGATGGGCCGGTGCGTCGGGTGGACCACTACATTCCCTTTGCCATGCATTTTTATGGGCTGATTTATGCCGTGCTTGCCAACGAAGACGACGCCCGTAAAACCCGTCTCCGCGACCGCGCAACGGTCTTTGCCAGGGATATCCGCCATTGGTTCGGACCGGATGGTGCTGCACTCGCTTTTGGGCGCAGCCAGACCTATCGTTTTGCCGCTGGTGGTTTCTGGGGCGCGCTGGCCTTTGCCGATCTTGATGCCCTGCCATGGGGTGAGATCAAGGGCTACTACATGCGCCATATCCGTTGGTGGTCGGCATTGCCAATCGCCGACCGCGACGGTGTGCTGTCTGTCGGCTACGGCTATCCCAATTTGCTGATGAGTGAGAGCTACAATTCGCCCGGTTCACCCTATTGGGCGCTGAAATTCTTTCTCCCGCTGGCCCTGCCCGCCGATCACCCGTTCTGGCTGGCGCAGGAAACCGAAGCGCCGTCCTTCAATGCGCCGGTGCCGCTCGAAAAACCGGGCATGGTCGCCATGCACACGCCGGGCAATGTGGTTATTCTCTCCTGCGGCCAGGAACACGACAAGATGCGTGGCTCCAACGAGAAATACGCCAAATTCGTCTATTCGACCCGCTATACCTTCAATATCGAGGCCAATGATCGCCATTTCGATGCGGCCAGTTTTGATGGCATGCTGGGCCTGTCGGATGATGGCGTGCATTTTAGGATGCGCGAGACGCTTGAAGAGGCGATGATTGCCGATGACAGGCTCTATTCCCGCTGGAAGCCCTGGGCGGATGTGACTGTCGAAACCTGGCTCGTTCCACAAAATCCCTGGCATATCCGCATCCATCGGATTGCAACGCCGCGCAGCCTGATGACCAGCGAAGGTGGCTTTGCCATTGCCCGCGCCGACTTCAGCCGCGACCGTATAGAAGAAAGTGCTGGCCGCGCGGTGTGGTTCGGGCAAGCGGATGTCAGCGCCATTGTCGATCTATCCGACCATCAACGCACCGGCCGTGCTCATGTGCCGATTGCCAATACCAATCTTTTATGGGCAAAAACCAACCTGCCGCAATTGCGTGGCGCAGTCGAACCGGGCCAAACCGTGCTGGTAACGGCAGCATTCGCGCTACCGCTGGGACGTGCAGCAGATGAGGCTCTTGCCGCTCTGCCTACTTGCCCCGATCTCGAGGTGCTGGAGCAGCAGTTTAGAGACGCTGGACGCCGCGTCGCGGCCTTCGATATCGGCTGA
- a CDS encoding carbohydrate ABC transporter permease yields MRIAGRRIRVSTIAIYATVIAVTIIMLLPFAWMLSASLKLDRDVFVFPIEWIPAHPRWQNYVDIWTKIPLALFIYNTSKLTIIVTLLQLLTSSFAAYAFAKLHFPFKNTLFLGYIATIAMPWQVYMVPQFLLMREFGLNNTHLALICLQAFTAFGVFLMRQFYMSIPTELCEAARIDGMNEYQIWAKIMLPLSKPALSTLTIFTFVTTWNDFLGPMIYLTKTELKTIQIGLRMFISQYSAEYGLIMAASVVALIPVLVVFLALQRFFVEGVASTGLKG; encoded by the coding sequence ATGCGGATTGCCGGACGCAGGATCAGGGTTTCGACAATTGCCATCTACGCAACGGTCATCGCCGTCACCATCATCATGTTGCTGCCGTTTGCGTGGATGCTGTCAGCCTCGCTGAAGCTCGACCGCGACGTCTTCGTGTTTCCCATCGAATGGATACCGGCCCATCCGCGCTGGCAGAACTATGTCGATATTTGGACGAAGATTCCGCTGGCCCTGTTCATCTACAACACCTCGAAACTGACGATCATCGTCACGCTTTTGCAATTGTTAACGTCGAGTTTTGCAGCCTATGCTTTCGCCAAACTGCATTTTCCCTTCAAGAACACGCTGTTTCTCGGCTATATCGCTACCATCGCCATGCCCTGGCAGGTCTATATGGTGCCGCAATTCCTGCTGATGCGGGAATTCGGGCTGAACAACACCCATCTGGCGCTGATTTGCCTTCAAGCCTTTACAGCCTTCGGCGTCTTCCTGATGCGGCAGTTCTATATGTCGATCCCGACAGAGCTCTGCGAAGCAGCCCGGATCGACGGCATGAACGAATATCAGATCTGGGCGAAGATCATGCTGCCGCTGTCGAAGCCAGCGCTATCGACCCTGACGATCTTTACCTTCGTGACCACCTGGAACGATTTTCTGGGGCCGATGATCTATCTCACCAAGACCGAGTTGAAGACCATCCAGATCGGGCTTCGGATGTTCATCTCGCAATATTCCGCCGAATACGGGCTGATCATGGCGGCGTCGGTCGTCGCGCTCATTCCCGTGCTCGTCGTCTTTCTGGCCTTGCAGCGCTTCTTCGTCGAAGGCGTCGCATCAACCGGGCTGAAGGGGTGA
- a CDS encoding glycoside hydrolase family 88 protein — protein MNAMFSNAPQPITDQQVTMALDIAVAQVRRNLPDFTYAAQNHSSVGNRYPAVANDQWTAGFWPGEIWLAYEHSGDKVFRYAAQIQVQSFLHRIENRIATDHHDMGFLYSPSCIAAWKLVGDEDGRKAALLAADQLIERYQPIGQFIQAWGAKGNPNEYRYIIDCLLNLPLLYWATGETGDEKYREIALSHARTTLAHSVREDCSTYHTFYMDPTTGAPVRGVTKQGYSDDSFWARGQAWGIAGMALSYRYERIAEYRDAFERLLGFYLQRLPDDLVPVWDLIFSAEDGEPRDSSSASIVACGLLEMADLVEDADAARYRDLARRMMKSLADHYAVKDPALSNGLVLHGTYSKKTPHNTCRGEGVDECVSWGDYYYMEALTRLSRNWSSYW, from the coding sequence ATGAATGCCATGTTTTCCAACGCACCACAGCCAATCACCGATCAACAGGTGACCATGGCACTCGACATTGCTGTCGCCCAGGTGCGGCGCAATCTGCCTGACTTCACCTATGCGGCGCAGAACCATTCCAGCGTCGGCAACCGGTATCCAGCGGTTGCCAATGACCAATGGACGGCGGGCTTCTGGCCCGGCGAAATCTGGCTCGCCTATGAGCACAGCGGCGATAAGGTCTTTCGATATGCCGCTCAGATTCAGGTGCAAAGCTTCCTGCATCGCATCGAGAACCGTATCGCCACCGACCATCACGATATGGGGTTTCTCTATTCGCCCTCCTGCATTGCCGCGTGGAAACTGGTGGGCGACGAGGATGGACGCAAGGCGGCACTCCTGGCCGCCGACCAACTGATCGAACGCTACCAGCCCATCGGACAATTTATCCAGGCCTGGGGCGCCAAGGGCAATCCAAACGAATACCGCTACATCATCGACTGCCTGTTGAACCTGCCGCTGCTCTACTGGGCGACAGGCGAAACAGGGGATGAAAAGTACCGCGAGATTGCGCTCTCCCATGCGCGCACCACGCTTGCCCATTCGGTGCGGGAGGACTGCTCCACCTATCACACCTTCTACATGGATCCCACGACCGGCGCTCCGGTACGGGGCGTGACCAAGCAGGGCTATAGCGACGACAGTTTCTGGGCACGCGGGCAGGCCTGGGGCATTGCTGGCATGGCCCTGTCCTATCGTTACGAGCGCATTGCCGAATACCGCGACGCTTTTGAGCGGCTGCTGGGCTTTTATCTGCAGCGACTCCCAGACGATCTCGTGCCGGTCTGGGACCTGATCTTTTCGGCAGAGGACGGCGAACCGCGCGATAGTTCGTCTGCTTCCATCGTCGCCTGCGGCCTTCTGGAAATGGCCGATCTCGTGGAAGACGCGGACGCCGCACGCTACCGCGATCTGGCCCGGAGGATGATGAAAAGTCTGGCCGATCACTATGCTGTCAAGGACCCGGCCCTTTCCAACGGGCTTGTTTTGCATGGCACCTATTCGAAGAAAACCCCACACAACACATGTCGCGGCGAAGGTGTCGATGAGTGCGTGTCCTGGGGCGACTACTATTACATGGAAGCTTTGACGCGCCTGTCGCGCAACTGGTCTTCCTATTGGTGA
- a CDS encoding DUF624 domain-containing protein yields the protein MQWLEAIWTKEGKGIAKDAPKRTGLALFCEIIGREWWELVKLNLLFLVAALPMVTLPAALFATASICRSMVEDRNVYLLRDFAEAFRRYVAVATGWGLATGLALWIGFCAILTYGAQVRDSLIYAGPLAVSLVATGFVGVWSAHFIVLAVMSKRGALEILRLSALATLLRPLPTVAALVFIAALWLVHVLLYPVSVFMPAMINFSLGMFAISFGAHRAAALVLAEQDTSYRTTEIS from the coding sequence ATGCAATGGTTGGAGGCGATCTGGACGAAAGAAGGAAAGGGCATCGCCAAGGATGCGCCGAAGCGCACCGGCCTTGCGTTGTTTTGCGAGATCATCGGGCGCGAATGGTGGGAACTGGTCAAGCTCAACCTTCTGTTTCTGGTCGCTGCGCTGCCCATGGTCACGCTGCCCGCTGCCCTCTTCGCCACCGCCAGTATTTGCCGTTCCATGGTGGAAGACCGCAATGTCTACCTGCTGCGTGATTTTGCCGAAGCCTTTCGTCGCTATGTCGCCGTGGCAACGGGATGGGGTCTGGCAACCGGTCTGGCGCTGTGGATCGGTTTTTGTGCGATCTTAACCTATGGCGCCCAAGTGCGCGACAGCCTGATCTACGCGGGTCCCCTGGCTGTCAGCCTTGTCGCGACCGGTTTTGTTGGCGTGTGGTCGGCGCATTTCATCGTGCTTGCGGTGATGAGCAAGCGTGGCGCCCTGGAGATCCTGCGGCTATCGGCGCTGGCAACCCTTCTGCGACCTTTGCCGACGGTGGCGGCGCTGGTGTTTATCGCGGCCCTTTGGCTTGTGCATGTGCTGCTCTATCCGGTTTCTGTCTTCATGCCGGCAATGATCAATTTTTCACTTGGAATGTTCGCCATTTCATTCGGCGCGCATCGGGCAGCGGCGCTGGTTTTGGCCGAGCAAGATACTTCTTATCGAACGACAGAAATATCATAG